GCGGCCTGGGCCGCCTGCTCAACAGCGGCCTTATCAGCGGCAACATCGTCAACGCCACCGCCAACGTGCTGACCATCACCGGCGGCAGCGGCACGGCGATTGGCACGCTGACCGGCGGCACCATCCTCAGCACGCTGGCCAACGTGGACCTGGCGGGCGGCAACCTGCTGCTGGGCGACGCCGTCAACGTCGGCGGCCAGGCCCTGGTCAACAGCGGGGCGGCGGTCACGCTGGCCGCCAACATCGGTGTCACCGGCAACTACAGCCAGGGTGCCGGCGCCCTGGCCCTGGCCGGCCACGTGCTGAGCGTCAGCGGGGCGGCCAGCATCAGCGGCGGCAGCGTCGCGGCCGGCCTCGCCACCACCGGCAACTACCTGGCGGGTGGTCTCACCACCCTGGTGGCGGGCGGCACGGGCTCCAGCTATGCCGGGGCCACGGTCAGCAGTGGTGTGGCCGGCCTGATCAGCGGCAGTGGGACCAGCGGCAACGCCCTGACGCTGACCGCCCTCAACGACTATGTCGGCGGCAGTCTCGCCAGCCTGTCCAACACCGGCACGCTCAGCGCCGCCACGGCGGTCTACATCGCCAGCACGGGCAGCCTGGGCAGCCTGGCCAACAGCGGCACCATCAGCGGCAACATCGTCAACCTGTCGTCCAACGCCCTCAGCATCACCGGCGGCAGCGGTTCGGTGACGGGCAGCCTGACCGGCGGCACCATCACCAGCACCGGCGCCAACGTTGTGCTGTCCTCGGGCAACGTGGCCCTGAACGACGCGGTCAACGTCGGCACCGGCACGCTGGTCAACAGCGGCGCCAGTGTACTGCTGACCAGCATCGTCAGCGTCACCGGCAACTACAGCCAGGCGGGCGGCACGCTGGCCGCCGGCATCGGCAGTGGTACGGCCGGCGAACTGGTGGTCAGCGGTTCGGCCAGCCTGACCGGCGGCACCGTGGCCGTCACCGCCCTGGCGGGCGCCAACCTGCTGGCCGGCGACAGCTACACCATCGTCGAGGCCGGCGGCAGCCTGTCGACCAGCGGCCTGACCGCCTCGGCCAGCGGCTTCACCGCCACCCTGGGGACGGCGGCCGATGGCAGCGCCACCGACCTGGTCCTGACCCTGGTCAGCGATTACGTCAGCGGCACCCTGGGCACCCTGACCAACAGCGGCACGCTGTCCGCCGTCACGGCGGTCAACATCACCGGCAGCGGCAACGTCGGCAATCTTTCCAACACCGGCACCATCATCGGCAATGTGCTGAACAGCAGCGCCAATGATCTGGTGATCACCGGTGGCTCCAACGGCACGGTGGGCGTCTTCACCGGCGGTACCATCAGCAACACCCAAGCCAACCTGACCTTCGCGTCGGGTGACCTCAGCCTGGGCGACGCCATTGACGTCGGCAGCCACACGGTGACCAACGCCGGGGCCAACCTGGCGCTGGCCAGCAACGTGGCGGTGACGGGCAACTACAGCCAGTCGGCCGGCACCTTGGGCGTCAATGGCCACGTGCTGAGCGTCAGCGGGGCCGCCAACATCAGCGGCGGTGTGGTCAATGCCGGGCTGTCCGCCGCCGCCAACTACCTGGTGGGCGACAGCGCCACGCTGGTCAGCGGCGGTGCGGGTTCCAGCTACTCCGGCGCCACCGTCACCAGCGGTGTCACCGGCCTGGACGCCACGACATCCACCAGCGGCACCAGCCTGCTGGCCAACGCCGCCAACGACTATATCGGCGGCAACCTGGACAGCCTGGCGGTCACCGGCACCCTCACCAACACCGCCGGCGGCGCCACGGCGCTGTACATCGCCAGCACGGGGACCTTGGGTGCCCTGTCGGTCACCGGCGCCATCGTCGGCGACATCGCCAACTACTCGGCCAACGATCTGTCCATCAGCGGCGGCACGGACGACACGCCCGGCACCCTGACGGGAACCAACGGCGGCATTGGCCAGATCACCAGCACGCTGGCCAATTTGCGCTTCGTCTCCGGCACCCTGCTGCTGAACGACAACATCAACGTCGGCAGCCACAGTGTCATCAACAGCGGGGCCACCCTGCTGGTGAACAGCGCCATCAACATCACCGGCAGCTACAGCCAGACGGCGGGCAACCTGGTGATCGGCGTGTCGTCCACCGGCAGCTACGGCAGCCTGGCGATCAGTGGCTCGGCCAGCCTGACGGGCGGGTCGGTGACGCTGAAGGCCACCAGCGGTTCGCTGGCGGCGGGCAGCTACACCATCGTCGCGGCCAGCGGCGGCCTTGCCACCAGCAACCTGACCCTGACGGCCGCCGGCTACAGCGTCACCAGCAGCACCATCACCGCCAACGGCGCCACCGATCTGGTGCTGACCCTGAACACGGCCAGCACCGGCACCACCGGCAGCGGGACGGGCACGACCACGCCGGCCAAGACCAACTACACCGCCGTGGGCAACGCCGAGGGTGGGGCGGCGACGGGCACGGGTGCGGCACTGGACCTGATCGCGTCCAGCACCAGCACGGCGGCCCAGGCGGTCCAGACGGCGGTTCTGAACCCGCTGTCGAAGCTGACCGGCAAGGCGCAGCAGGTGGCGGTGGCGCAGCTGTCACCCAGCCAGCTGACGCCGCAGCTGGCCACCACGGTCATCACCCCCAGCACCACGGCCATCAGCCAGCACCAGAGCACGGTCGCCAGCCTGATGGGTGGGCCCAATGGGAGTGTAGACGGCAAGGGGGCGGCGGCCGGTTCCGACGGCCGCACCGGCGTCATCTGGGGCGAAATCCTGGGCGGCGGCGTGCTGCGCGGCACCACCACCGACGCGGCGGGCTATCGCGCCAGCAGTTCCGGCCTGGTGCTGGGTGCCGACTGGTTCATCAACCCGCAGGTCATGGCCGGCATGGCGTTCAGCTGGGTCAACGGCTCCGCCGTGGGCCAGGGCCCGATGGCCGGCAGCGACACCCGGGTGGGCAGCTACCAGCTGACGGCCTACAGCGTCTGGCGGCCGGACTTCGCCGACCAGCGCCTGTCGGTCGAGGGCCAGGTGGGCTTCGGCTACAACCACTACGACCAGCGCCGCGTCGTGGAGTTCCTGGGCGCCCGCGCCAACGCCAACTACGGTGGGGAGCAGTATTTGGGCAAGGTCACCGTGTCCTACGACCTGCCGGTGGCGCGTGACATCACCCTGAGCCCGCAATGGAGCCTGCAGGCCACCCGCCTGACCAACCATGCGTATGCCGAGCATGATGGCGGTGCGGCCGACATGGACGTGGGGGCCTTGACCACCAACAGCCTGACGCAGGAGCTGGGCGCCAAGGTGAGTGCCACGCTGGACACCGGCATCGGCCGCCTGATGCCGGACCTGAAGGTGGCGTGGGTGCACGATTACCTGAACGGCCCCATCGCCAGCACCGGCGTGCTGGGTGGCGTCAGCTTCGTCAGCACCACCGGCCGGCCCGAAGCCGACGGCCTGGCCCTGGGCCTGGGCGCCACCCTGGCCCACGGCGACGGCGTCAGCCTGCGGCTGGAGTACAATGGCGAGTTCCGGCAGAGCTACCAGAGCCACGCCGGCGTGCTGCGCGCCAGCTGGGATTTCTGATCCGGCTGGACGGCCCAGGCAGACCTGAAGAAAACCCTCGCCGGCAATCAACCGGCGGGGGTTTTTCTTTGCGCCGCCAGCCACTGATCCATGCTGCGGACACCCGTCATTTCTTGAGAGACGAAACCCTGGCGAGCGGCAACCCTGTCCGATGAGGAAGGGTTGCCGCCGTTCGCGTGGGCGCCCCCTTCCATAAAAATCAGAACGGGTGGGGGCTTCGTATATGACGATGCGGTCGATCTCTATTCTGGCTTTGTCCCTTCTCATCGCGCCCTGCGTCGGCGGGAGCGCCCATGCCGCGTGTACGCTGACGGCGGCGGAGCAGGTGCGGGTGCTGGACCCGGTGCGGGTCTGGCCGGGCGCGCCGCCCGCACCCCAGGGTTGGCCGGCGCAAACTGGGCCGGCCGTGACGGAAGGGGCCAGCGCCGACGGCCGCTACGTCTTCAACGTCACCGACCCCAGCTATCGCGCCTATCTGCCGGCGGCCGGCTGTGCCACCGGGGCGGCCGTGGTGATCGCGCCCGGTGGCGGTTTCCGCCTGCTGTCCGTGCAGTATGAGGGGGAGGACGTGGCCCGCTGGCTGGCGTCCTGCGGCGTCGCCGCCTTTGTGCTGCGCTACCGCCTGTACCCCAACCCCGGCCAGATGATGAAGCGGCCGCCCGACCTGATGATCGCGGATGAGATCTTGGGCGCCCCCGGCGTGGCGGACGGCATCCAGGCCCTGGCCGATATCCGCGCTGGTGCCGCCCAGTACGGCATCGACCCGGCCCGCATCGGCGCCATCGGTTTCTCGGCCGGCGCCCATGTCGTTTCCATGATGGCGATCACTGCCCCGGTGGGGGCGCGGCCCGCTTTCGTCGGTTCCATCTACGGCGGGCCCTTCACCCGGGTCATGCCGCCGATGCCGGCGCCGACGGCGGCCGACGCCCTGCCGCCGGTCTTCCTGGCCATGGCGCAGGATGACCGGCTGGCCGGCCTGGCCGTCACCAATTTCGCCGCGGCGCTGACCCAGGCCGGCTACACGCCGGAACTGCACTATTACCTGAAGGGTGGACACGGCTTCGCCATGAAGCCGCTGGGCAGCACCACCGACCATTTCATTGAGGAGTTTCATTGGTGGATGCAGGCCTTGGGGG
The Azospirillaceae bacterium DNA segment above includes these coding regions:
- a CDS encoding alpha/beta hydrolase; the encoded protein is MTMRSISILALSLLIAPCVGGSAHAACTLTAAEQVRVLDPVRVWPGAPPAPQGWPAQTGPAVTEGASADGRYVFNVTDPSYRAYLPAAGCATGAAVVIAPGGGFRLLSVQYEGEDVARWLASCGVAAFVLRYRLYPNPGQMMKRPPDLMIADEILGAPGVADGIQALADIRAGAAQYGIDPARIGAIGFSAGAHVVSMMAITAPVGARPAFVGSIYGGPFTRVMPPMPAPTAADALPPVFLAMAQDDRLAGLAVTNFAAALTQAGYTPELHYYLKGGHGFAMKPLGSTTDHFIEEFHWWMQALGVTQ